A region of the uncultured Bacteroides sp. genome:
TACAAATCTATAAAATAAAGTTGTAAATTGTAGTTTTTTAAATGTCAAATATTGAAGATTGTTGCAAATAGAATATAAAATTGCTTATTTTTGTAACCTCAATATTACAAACAGATGGAAAGATTAAATTTTAAACACACGATTCCAATTCAATTGCGTTTTAATGACTTTGATGCATTAGGACATGTGAATAACTCGGTTTACTTCTCATTCTATGATTTGGGTAAGACTTCTTATTTTAATGAGGTGATGCCAGAAATGGTTTCCAGTAATGATGTTGGTGTAGTAATAGCAAACATTCAAGTAAGCTTTCTTTTACCTGTATATCCGAACGAGAATGTTGCTGTGCAAACGGCTGTAGTTGAAATAGGAAATAAAAGCTTTAAGCTGTTTCAGCAACTTATTAATGTTGACACAAATGAAGTAAAATGTATTTGCCAAACGGTGATGGTTGGTTTTGATGCGAAGACAAAAGCCACGAAACTTATTTCTGATGAATGGAGAAAGGCCATGATTGATTATGAAGGCAGAGGAGATCTTAGCAAAACTGTCTGAAATATAATAATAGTAAAGAACAAGGGTGCCCAATATTTACTGAGCACCCTTGTTTGTTTAGTTATGTATGAAAGGCTATTTCATTTTTATAGAATCCCATGCTGGAGGATTTACCCCCATAAGGTTTTTAACAAAGAAATCATAGCGTTTGTGTTCTCCATATTCTCCTCCAAGAGTATGATTACTTCCTGGTAATACTACAAGCTCAAAGTTCTTATTAGCTTTTATTAAAGCATTTACAACCTGCATCGTTGAGGCCGGATCAACATTGTCGTCCATTTCTCCAACAACCAGCATTAACGGAGTTTTCAGTAAATGTGCATTTTCCACGTTTGAACATTCCTGGTATTCCTTTCCAATAGGATAGCCCATCCATTGTTCGTTCCACCATATTTTATCCATGCGGTTATCGTGGCAGCCGCAAGATGAATAAGCTGCTTTGTAGAATTCGGGATAGAAAAGAGTAGCAGTTGTCGACTCTTGTCCACCGGCAGAACCTCCAAAGATACCTACCTTATCTATATTCATATAAGAATACTTCTGTGCAGCAGCTTTTATCCATGCCATATGATCGGGCAGTCCGGCATCCTTCAGATTCTTATAAATAATTTCTTCGAAAGATTTTGAACGGAAAGATGTTCCCATTCCATCCATCTGTACAACAATGAATCCAAGTTCTGCGATGGCAGAATGGAATCCTAAGAACGGATAGAAAGATTTCGGAGTATATTGATTTCCCGGTCCTGCATAAATATATTCCAGAATAGGATATTTCTTTTGCGGATCAAAGTTCGTAGGGCGTATTATTACTCCCCAAATGTCAGTTTTGCCATCTCTTCCTTTTGCAACAAAAGGTTCGGGAGCTATCCATCCGGTTTTTACAAGCTGGGTGATATCTGCTTTTTCAAGTGGCATAATAACCTTTCCGCTTTTTGTCTCTCTTAGAACAGCAACAGGAGCCTTATTTACCATTGAATAAACATCTACGAAATAATTATAGTTATCCGAGAATGTTCCCTGATGCATTCCTTCTTCGGGAGTAAGACAAGTTAGTCCGGTTCCGTCGAAATTGATGCGATAATAGCGAATCAAATATGGATCTTCATCTTTAACCATTCCATTAGCCGAGAAGATGATCTGCCTGTTTTCTTCATCTACGTTGATAACTTCTCTGACATACCATTCTCCTTTGGTAATCTGATTCTTTACTTCACCTGTATGGCGGTTATATAAGTATAGATGATTCCAGTTGTCTCTTTCACTCATCCAGATAACTTCATCGCCATTAGCCAGATTCTTGCGGAAATAGCGATTGTAGTTTATGAATGTTTTGCTTGTTTCTTCAACAATAGGTTTTATAGCACCGGTTTCTGTTGATAACTCAAGAACTCTGTAAATCTGGTGTCCACGCTGATTGTATTCAAACATCACATTTTTACTGTCGGCACTCCATTCCAAACCGTGCACATCAAACTGACTGTTGAATTGTTCTGTGGAAGGAATAGATGCTTTTCCGCTCTCCACATCGAATGCACAAGGCGTTTTAAATGGAAGAGCATCTCCCGGCTTGGTATATTCTCTTTTATGAAGCTTTGGTTGCAGCTGGTCAGTAGGGGATGATTCTACGAAATAGATGTATCGTTGTTCTGCCGGACGGATTTTCATCGCAGCAACTTTCTTAGAATCGGGTGACCAACTGATATATGCAGAATAATATTCTCCGGGTGAACCGTCAAGACTTAATGCCTTTTCTTTACCTGATTGGTTATCTTTTACATACACATTCTGGTTTTTAATGAACGCGGTAAGTTTTCCGTTAGGTGAAATAACCGGAGGTCCCTGACGTTCATCATCGCTCGCATTCCAATATTTGGAATCAGGTTTTTCTACTTTGCCTTCGTTCTTGAGTTGATTCTTCTTTTTAAGATAAAGCCATTTGTAATCGTTATAAATGAATCGAAGAGAATCAAGAGTGGGATTAACTTGCAACGATAGAATAGGAAGCTTTTTGGCATCTATAGCCTTTGAAGTAGCTGAGGCTATAAGTTTAGCTAGTTTTTGATGATCGAAAAGTTCATTTCTGTTCTTTTTTACTGCGTTGGTTACAACGTAAATCTTCCCATCCGGAGTGTTTCTTATGTACCAGAATTGGCTGGTTTTTCCAATCCATTTAGGATTTACTTCAGAATAAAATACTTTATCTTTCAGGTTATCCCGTAAAGAAAAGGCACGTTGGTAGTCTCCCACAGTGCCTTGTGCATAAAGTGTGTTGCCGGAAAGCGCGGTTACCTTGACTGCTGTAAAAGGTACCGGAGTAATAGGATATCCTCCATTGGATTTTACCTGAGCCTGCATACATGTGCCCAGACTTAATAGTCCTATAATCCAAAGTTTCTTCATTGTTTCTCTCTTATTAAGAGTTTATATTAATCAAAGCCCAAAAATACTCATTTTTGGCATTTAACTACCACGTTTGTGGTAGTTAAATGCCACTTAAAGGGGATTCTTTGATTGGTCATCATGGTATATCTTTGTACCATAGTAATATTGCTTGGTTAGAACAAAACATATGAAACAGATGACTAATACAATTCTTATCATTGCCGATAATCAGCCGCTTACAGCTTTTGCATTAAGAACCTGGGCTAAAGAAAGTGAACTGTTCAATTCTATTATTGAATCATCAGACAAACAAACATTAAAAGAATCTCTTAATAATTTGTTTGATGAAGATGTTCTGTTAATCATTGATATAGAACTTTTTGACTTCTCAGACAAGGACGAACTGCTTGCTTTCTTTCAGACTCACAATCAACTTCGTAAACTATTTATTGGTGATCATTTTAATGAAGAAGAGTTGTCTCTCATTGCAGAGGATATGCAGTCGAATATCGTTCTGAAAAATGTGGAACTGGAAGAGTTGAAAATAGCCATAAGCTTTTCTTTAAAAGGACGCTATTATATTCAGTCAGAGTTATTAAACCTATTGATGCGAAAGAACAGTACACAGGTGAAAACCGGTTATGAAGAAGTGCATCTCACACCCACGGAAAAGGACATTGTATCTTTAATAGCCAGCGGTAAAACAACAAAAGAAGTGGCTGTGATAAGAAGTCTGAGTTATCATACAGTAGTTACTCACCGGAAAAATATTTTCCGTAAACTGGGAATATCCAGTATTCATGCGCTGACAATCTATGCTATAAAAGCAGGATTGATTGATCCTACAGAATATTACATTTAAGAACCATCACACAATTAATAAATTTGAAACTTTATGCTAAGTCCTACCGAAACCATACTGAAGAATGTAGATATACTTTCTCAGCACTCAACAGAAGAGTATAAATATATACCCCGACATGATAAGCCGCTACCATCCATTGAGCGGTTGGCCGAGGTGATGGATTTGATTAAATCAATTCTTTTTCCGGGATTTTTTGGTGACTCTATTGCCAACCAGAAAACACTTAAGTATCATATTGGGATGAATATGGAAAGACTTTATACACTGTTGGTTGAGCAGATACACAATGGCATTTGTTTCAATACAAAAAATGCAGTGGGTAAAGATATAAAGTCAAAGGCTTCGGAACTGGCAATTACTTTTATAGATAAGATTCCCGAGATAAAAAGATTGCTTAGCACGGATGTGAAATCTACGTTCGACGGAGACCCTGCTGCAAAAAGCTATGGAGAGGTTATATTTTCCTATCCCACAATTAAAGCTTTAATCAATCATCGGGTAGCTCATGAACTTTTGTTGCTTGGAATTCCCACCATTCCACGCATTATTTCCGAGCAGGCGCATTCCGAAACCGGAATTGATATACATCCGGCAGCCACAATTGGCGAATATTTCAGTATTGATCACGGAACAGGTGTAGTAATAGGTGAGACCTGTATTATTGGTAATCATGTTAGGCTATATCAGGGAGTAACACTGGGCGCAAAGAGTCGTAATCTTGAAGAGAACGGAATTTTAAAAGGAGCTCCCCGTCATCCTGTTCTGGAAGATAATGTTACCATTTATTCCAACTCTACTATCCTGGGGCATATTATAATTGGACATAATACCGTTGTAGGTGGTAATGTTTGGTTGACAAACTCAGTGCCTCCTTATTCAAGTATTCTGCAACAAAAGGCTGTGGAAAGTTCTTTTATTGATGGATTAGGTATTTAACGATAGGTAAAAAGATACCCGGGCAGTAGATTCTTATCTGTTAATAAGTCTACTGCCCGGGTTTATAGTTGTATAAATTAATCTTAAAACTGTTTATTATAGGCTTCTTCTAACTGAGTAAGTGCCTTTTGCAGAATCACCCGTGGACATCCGGCGTTTATACGCATAAATCCGGTTCCTTCTTCTCCAAACATTGATCCGTCATTCAGTGCCAGATGTGCTTTATCAACAAAGAAATCAACAAGCTCTTCCTGATTCAGTCCTAATTCCCGGCAATCAAGGAATATCAGGTAAGATGCCTGTGGGCGGATAGCTTTTATCAGTGGCATATTTCTTTTCAGATAATTATCTACATAGTCGATATTTCCCTGAATGTAATCAAGCAATTGGTTCAACCATTCTGTACCATGTTCGTAGGCAGCAGCCACGGATATAAATGCAAATATATGTCCTTCAGAAAATTCGCTGGCATTGAGATACGTGTGGAATTTCTTTCTGACCTCATTATTTTCAATGATGCAATAAGAACTAGCCAATCCCGGCATATTAAATGCTTTGCTTGGCGACATAAACACAATAGAGTTGAGACGTGCTTTCTCAGAAATTTTGGCAAAAGGTGTGTGAGTATACCCCGGCAAAGTGAGGTCGGCATGAATCTCATCCGAAATTACCATCGTACCGTTGTCATAACAGATCTCGGCCATGGTAGCCAGCTCTTCTTTCGTCCAAACCCTTCCGCCCGGATTGTGAGGATTACACAAAATGAACAATTTGCAACCATTTACAGCTCCTTTGAAGTTTTCCCAGTCAATTTTGTATTGTCCGTTTTCAAGTACCAGCGGATTGCGCACCACCTCGCGGTAGTTGTGCTCAGTAACAAGAAAGAACGGATGATAAACCGGACTTTGAATTAGCACCTTATCACCCGGCTGAGTGAAACATTTCAAAACATGAGCAAGTCCAACTACAATTCCCGAAGTAAAGTTTATCAATTCTTTAGAAACTTTCCAGTCATACCTGCTGGCCAGCCATTTTTCTATAGCCTGGTAATAAGACGCCGGTTTGCTGGTATAGCCAAGAATTTCGTTTTCGCAGCGCTCTTTTATTGCATTCATAATAAAAGGAGGAGTGCGAAAATCCATATCGGCCACCCAGAGTGGCAACAAATCATCTCTTCCCCATCTGGGTTTCAAAGCTTCAAGCTTCAGTGCATCAGTACCTCTGCGGTCTATTACCTCGTCAAAGTTATATTTCATAAAATTAATTCTATTTTTAGTGATATTGCAAAAATACAAAACCTTCTTTGTTGAGTGAAATAAAAGCACGATAAATAACGAACTATTGCCCAATAAATAAAATCTATAGGCGAATGGTCGGAAATTATTGGTGAATGGTTGAGTAAACTCCGGTTTGTTTTTTCAAAAACGATTACGGATATTTGTGTGTTCTTGTACAAAACAATTATATCAACATCCCGCCTGAGATATAAAAACTCACTCGGGAGTTTGGGTAAACTCTCGCTGCATCTTTCCGGAAGTTAGAGTGGCATTTGATAGCCTACAAATCACAGAGTTTGCAATATCTGTTTTTCAGCTTCTATATAATAACAAAAATCTACCCTCACTCCCTCACTTCCTAGTGTAACTTATTGCACATTAATTGCTTATAAGTGAGAGATGGAATTTCTACCCTCACTTTACCCTCACTTTTCATCTCATCCCTCACTATTTCGAACCATTTTTTTGAAAATTGATAGATTTCAACTTTTCAGATTATTATATGCAAGAAATGTGTAAATATGCGTTAAAAAAGTGAGGGTAGAGCTAAAAAGTGAGGGTTAAGTGAGGGATATTTTTTACTAATATAAATATTAGATGTTTGATTTTCATGATGTTACGTCTTGAAAGTGAGGGAGTGATGTTAGGGTAGACTTTTTTTTATAGAGAGAGGGAAAATTGTGCGGTTATATAGCGTTTATAAGTATTGGCTTGTTTTGTTAAATTTAAGTTTGCGGTAAATAATTACTATATTTACCGCAAAATATGCGGAGATTATGAGAAAGGTTTATATCTGGCAACGAGACGAATGGCCTCATTTTATATGGGATGACGCAGCTTTATCCTATAAACTGGGCCGAGTACGAGCTTTACAAGGAAAGCTTGTAGGTAAAATGAGCTTGCTTGGTTTTGATTTAAAGAACGAAGCAATATTAAATACTCTGACAAGTGATATAATTAAATCGTCCGAGATAGAAGGCGAATTATTAGACAATGATCAGGTACGTTCATCCATAGCCCACCATTTAGGAATGGATGTTTCAGGATTGCCCGAAGCAGATCGCTATATAGATGGAGTAGTGGAAGTTATGCTTGATGCTACGCAAAACTTTACGCAGCCGCTTACAGAAGAACGTCTTTTCAATTGGCATGCCGCATTATTCCCAACCGGACGAAGCGGTATGTTTAAAATTACAGTCGGCGGTTGGCGACAAGATGAAGGCGGCCCCATGCAAGTAATCTTTGGTGCGATGGGAAAAGAAAAGGTTCATTACGAAGCTCCCGATTCAAAACTGATCCCCAATGAAATGGGCCTATTTTTTGAATGGATAAATACAGATCAAAGAATTGATCCCGTTCTGAAAGCCGGAATTGCACATCTATGGTTTGTTACCATCCACCCCTTTGATGACGGTAACGGACGCACTGCCCGAACAATAGCCGATATATTTCTGGCTCGTGCTGATGAAATACCACACCGCTTCTATAGCATGTCTGCCGAAATACGTAAACAGCGAAAACAGTATTATGAAATACTGGAGAAAACCCAGAAAGGAACCCTGGACATAACCCTTTGGCTTGAATGGTTCCTCGATTGTCTGGAAGCTGCACTTCTTGAAACGGAAAAGTCATTAAGTAGGGTGTTAGAGAAAACCCGGTTTTGGGAGAAGTATCGCTTAGTAAGTATGAATGACCGTCAGGTTAAAATGATCAATCTCCTTTGGGATGGCTTTGATGGAAAACTCAATTCTTCCAAGTGGGCAAAGATTGCCAAATGCTCTTCTGATACTGCACTTCGGGATATTCAGGATTTAATGAATAAGGGTGTTTTGCAGAAGAGCGGTGAAGGGGGTAGGAGTACTTCTTATGAGTTGATGGGGGAATGAGTATTATACGAATCCCTGATTTTATTAGAATCGGGGATTCCTTATTAATCACCCAGTCTAACTAAATAAAATGTTTAATTGCAGATATTGTGAATGACATTTTCTTTTAGTTCATTTTCTTTTTCCCAAGCAGATTCAACGATTTCTTTTTGAACGATAGTAGGATCTTCTTTCCATGTAATAGTTAGTTCTCCTTTGTGGTCATGAAGTTCATCAATAATTAGCTTTTCATTTTTTGCTCCAAATTCCTTTGCAATAACAGCAGATACTCTTGATATCCTTTCTAATCGCCAAGGTTCACTTCCTGAAGGACTCCCTGAAGTTACAGTCAATTTAATAGTCATAATCAATATATTTTTAAGTTATTTGACAATATTATCTTTTTGCACAAATGAATTATGCTACATTATTTCTCATTAATGATATTACTTGTTTTATTCTCAGCATTAATTTTACCATAAAGATAGGGTTCATCCGACAAATGCGTAGTTCTTCTCATGCATTGCCAAAATTTTAAGTTCAAAAAACCTTTGATCTCTATATCCATATGCTTGTCTTTTCATTGTTTTGATTTTGTTATTAATACCTTCCAATTTTCCTGTTGATATATGATAATCATACCATGCTAAGATTCCCCACTTATGTGCTTTTAGTGTATTTGCAAATGTTGTAAGCTTGGGGA
Encoded here:
- a CDS encoding acyl-CoA thioesterase, whose translation is MERLNFKHTIPIQLRFNDFDALGHVNNSVYFSFYDLGKTSYFNEVMPEMVSSNDVGVVIANIQVSFLLPVYPNENVAVQTAVVEIGNKSFKLFQQLINVDTNEVKCICQTVMVGFDAKTKATKLISDEWRKAMIDYEGRGDLSKTV
- a CDS encoding DPP IV N-terminal domain-containing protein, with protein sequence MKKLWIIGLLSLGTCMQAQVKSNGGYPITPVPFTAVKVTALSGNTLYAQGTVGDYQRAFSLRDNLKDKVFYSEVNPKWIGKTSQFWYIRNTPDGKIYVVTNAVKKNRNELFDHQKLAKLIASATSKAIDAKKLPILSLQVNPTLDSLRFIYNDYKWLYLKKKNQLKNEGKVEKPDSKYWNASDDERQGPPVISPNGKLTAFIKNQNVYVKDNQSGKEKALSLDGSPGEYYSAYISWSPDSKKVAAMKIRPAEQRYIYFVESSPTDQLQPKLHKREYTKPGDALPFKTPCAFDVESGKASIPSTEQFNSQFDVHGLEWSADSKNVMFEYNQRGHQIYRVLELSTETGAIKPIVEETSKTFINYNRYFRKNLANGDEVIWMSERDNWNHLYLYNRHTGEVKNQITKGEWYVREVINVDEENRQIIFSANGMVKDEDPYLIRYYRINFDGTGLTCLTPEEGMHQGTFSDNYNYFVDVYSMVNKAPVAVLRETKSGKVIMPLEKADITQLVKTGWIAPEPFVAKGRDGKTDIWGVIIRPTNFDPQKKYPILEYIYAGPGNQYTPKSFYPFLGFHSAIAELGFIVVQMDGMGTSFRSKSFEEIIYKNLKDAGLPDHMAWIKAAAQKYSYMNIDKVGIFGGSAGGQESTTATLFYPEFYKAAYSSCGCHDNRMDKIWWNEQWMGYPIGKEYQECSNVENAHLLKTPLMLVVGEMDDNVDPASTMQVVNALIKANKNFELVVLPGSNHTLGGEYGEHKRYDFFVKNLMGVNPPAWDSIKMK
- a CDS encoding response regulator transcription factor, producing the protein MTNTILIIADNQPLTAFALRTWAKESELFNSIIESSDKQTLKESLNNLFDEDVLLIIDIELFDFSDKDELLAFFQTHNQLRKLFIGDHFNEEELSLIAEDMQSNIVLKNVELEELKIAISFSLKGRYYIQSELLNLLMRKNSTQVKTGYEEVHLTPTEKDIVSLIASGKTTKEVAVIRSLSYHTVVTHRKNIFRKLGISSIHALTIYAIKAGLIDPTEYYI
- a CDS encoding serine acetyltransferase, with the translated sequence MLSPTETILKNVDILSQHSTEEYKYIPRHDKPLPSIERLAEVMDLIKSILFPGFFGDSIANQKTLKYHIGMNMERLYTLLVEQIHNGICFNTKNAVGKDIKSKASELAITFIDKIPEIKRLLSTDVKSTFDGDPAAKSYGEVIFSYPTIKALINHRVAHELLLLGIPTIPRIISEQAHSETGIDIHPAATIGEYFSIDHGTGVVIGETCIIGNHVRLYQGVTLGAKSRNLEENGILKGAPRHPVLEDNVTIYSNSTILGHIIIGHNTVVGGNVWLTNSVPPYSSILQQKAVESSFIDGLGI
- a CDS encoding MalY/PatB family protein, translating into MKYNFDEVIDRRGTDALKLEALKPRWGRDDLLPLWVADMDFRTPPFIMNAIKERCENEILGYTSKPASYYQAIEKWLASRYDWKVSKELINFTSGIVVGLAHVLKCFTQPGDKVLIQSPVYHPFFLVTEHNYREVVRNPLVLENGQYKIDWENFKGAVNGCKLFILCNPHNPGGRVWTKEELATMAEICYDNGTMVISDEIHADLTLPGYTHTPFAKISEKARLNSIVFMSPSKAFNMPGLASSYCIIENNEVRKKFHTYLNASEFSEGHIFAFISVAAAYEHGTEWLNQLLDYIQGNIDYVDNYLKRNMPLIKAIRPQASYLIFLDCRELGLNQEELVDFFVDKAHLALNDGSMFGEEGTGFMRINAGCPRVILQKALTQLEEAYNKQF
- a CDS encoding Fic family protein translates to MRKVYIWQRDEWPHFIWDDAALSYKLGRVRALQGKLVGKMSLLGFDLKNEAILNTLTSDIIKSSEIEGELLDNDQVRSSIAHHLGMDVSGLPEADRYIDGVVEVMLDATQNFTQPLTEERLFNWHAALFPTGRSGMFKITVGGWRQDEGGPMQVIFGAMGKEKVHYEAPDSKLIPNEMGLFFEWINTDQRIDPVLKAGIAHLWFVTIHPFDDGNGRTARTIADIFLARADEIPHRFYSMSAEIRKQRKQYYEILEKTQKGTLDITLWLEWFLDCLEAALLETEKSLSRVLEKTRFWEKYRLVSMNDRQVKMINLLWDGFDGKLNSSKWAKIAKCSSDTALRDIQDLMNKGVLQKSGEGGRSTSYELMGE